A part of uncultured Fibrobacter sp. genomic DNA contains:
- a CDS encoding right-handed parallel beta-helix repeat-containing protein has product MGAKFLLALGLALSATQAFSAVYYVATDGSDNAAGTKEKPFATLNKANKVVTAGDTVWIRGGIYDLKDTVFYERYKMTAGILLTASGESDDNRIHYLAYPGERPIFDAANLPVAIGKEYSDGTPAGAMYTSPIVISAKFLHLKGFEVRNTPMKHNSNSGVFLYASKHIFLEEMDSHHNAGPGFFANDGAADGGGHIFLNCDAHDNYDPTGWQGDGENADGFGAHYQKPGEGDTTKFIGCRAWWNSDDGFDFINQEFPVVLENCYAMGNGYSDYGRGNPKNGNGYGIKMGQSTYGTGHHIIKYCVAWNNKSSGFYANYTNAGSQWLNNTAYMNKDRSFSMASTLYAEDGKTRLAEVAPLTGDNAHVMKNNIAFPNKLSQIGTCWEKISSQNIDHYVDCPAGENNTWNLNLDLTEDDFVSLDDPSMTVTGEDLSTIPGMLGPRNADGSLPDVGFLKLKEGSRAQELGLGAYQYSYSTTPIAKKIRNSTNSHAATNAPARVFDLQGRYLGISPTQIKNPGIYLVRQGKAWRQFRIK; this is encoded by the coding sequence ATGGGAGCAAAGTTCTTATTGGCTTTAGGGCTAGCCCTGTCGGCGACACAGGCGTTCAGCGCCGTGTATTATGTGGCGACCGACGGCAGCGACAATGCGGCGGGCACAAAGGAGAAGCCTTTCGCAACGCTCAACAAGGCAAACAAGGTGGTGACCGCAGGCGATACCGTCTGGATTCGCGGTGGCATTTACGACCTGAAAGACACGGTCTTTTACGAACGATACAAGATGACAGCGGGCATCTTGTTGACAGCAAGTGGCGAAAGCGACGACAATCGCATTCATTACCTAGCCTATCCGGGCGAGCGTCCGATTTTTGACGCAGCCAACCTCCCCGTGGCTATCGGCAAGGAGTATAGCGATGGCACGCCTGCGGGTGCGATGTACACGTCGCCTATCGTGATTTCGGCGAAATTCCTGCATTTGAAGGGGTTTGAGGTTCGCAATACACCCATGAAGCATAATTCAAATTCGGGTGTGTTTCTGTATGCGAGCAAGCACATTTTTCTAGAAGAGATGGATAGCCACCACAATGCGGGCCCGGGGTTCTTTGCGAACGACGGTGCTGCAGATGGCGGCGGGCACATTTTTTTGAATTGCGATGCCCACGACAATTACGACCCTACGGGTTGGCAGGGCGATGGCGAAAATGCGGACGGTTTCGGTGCGCATTACCAGAAGCCGGGCGAAGGCGATACCACCAAGTTCATTGGGTGTCGTGCCTGGTGGAACAGTGACGACGGTTTCGATTTTATCAACCAGGAATTCCCGGTGGTTCTGGAGAACTGCTATGCCATGGGGAATGGCTACAGCGATTACGGGCGCGGGAACCCGAAAAATGGAAACGGTTACGGAATCAAGATGGGCCAGAGCACGTATGGCACCGGACATCATATCATTAAGTATTGCGTCGCTTGGAATAATAAATCTTCGGGCTTTTACGCGAACTACACCAATGCCGGCAGCCAGTGGCTCAACAACACGGCCTACATGAACAAGGACCGTTCTTTTAGCATGGCATCGACGCTCTACGCCGAAGACGGCAAAACTCGCCTTGCCGAGGTGGCCCCGCTTACGGGCGACAACGCGCATGTTATGAAGAACAATATCGCCTTTCCGAATAAGCTTTCGCAAATCGGGACCTGCTGGGAAAAGATTTCGAGCCAGAACATCGATCACTATGTGGATTGCCCGGCAGGCGAAAATAACACATGGAATTTGAATCTCGATTTGACAGAAGACGATTTTGTGAGTCTCGATGACCCAAGCATGACCGTGACCGGCGAAGACCTCTCAACGATTCCGGGGATGCTCGGCCCGCGCAATGCCGATGGTAGCCTGCCCGATGTAGGCTTCTTGAAACTCAAGGAAGGGAGCCGCGCCCAAGAATTAGGCTTGGGAGCGTACCAATACAGCTATTCTACAACTCCGATAGCCAAGAAAATTCGGAATTCAACGAACTCGCACGCCGCCACAAATGCGCCAGCGAGAGTATTCGATTTGCAAGGCCGTTACTTGGGAATCTCGCCCACGCAAATTAAAAATCCTGGAATATACTTGGTCCGACAGGGCAAAGCATGGCGGCAATTTAGAATAAAGTAA